The following proteins are encoded in a genomic region of Candidatus Krumholzibacteriia bacterium:
- a CDS encoding BlaI/MecI/CopY family transcriptional regulator has translation MKQLNTLSRREREIMDILYAAGSASAGDVQERMPSPPSYSAVRATLRILEQKGLLVHEHDGKRYIYRPTVNRSKARRGAVDHLLKTFFDGSAAGAVMALLETPGADLTPEELDRLAALIDRARKEGR, from the coding sequence ATGAAACAACTGAATACCTTGAGCCGCCGCGAACGGGAAATCATGGACATCCTGTACGCCGCGGGCAGCGCCAGCGCGGGAGACGTGCAGGAGCGTATGCCCTCTCCCCCCAGCTACTCCGCGGTGCGCGCGACACTGCGCATCCTGGAGCAGAAGGGGCTGCTGGTGCACGAGCACGACGGCAAGCGCTACATCTACCGCCCCACGGTGAACCGCAGCAAGGCCCGGCGCGGCGCCGTGGATCACCTGCTCAAGACATTCTTCGACGGCTCCGCGGCGGGCGCCGTCATGGCATTGCTCGAAACGCCGGGTGCCGACCTCACGCCCGAGGAGCTGGATCGCCTGGCCGCGCTGATCGACCGCGCTCGCAAGGAAGGACGATAA
- a CDS encoding tetratricopeptide repeat protein, with protein MTPILSLSSLLDSIAPGSLLWWLSRMTLLATLACAFLVFAHRLRPAVRHAVAVGSLVAIALLPLASALVPAWSIPVLPAPAARLIQSEPVRPDAIEPAPMTASRHTPAVATSAGPVAPARTQGVETVVARARDTLVTSIGWKGAIVLVWLNVMVALLLRAGLAAMWARGIVRSAPVTRDENILRESQRVRRILGIQRPVDVIVSPRVAVPLVACALRPCVVLPTDAENWSRERLNAVLLHEFAHVRRRDGLWVMVARVVCAVFWFQPLAWVLATQLRADAERACDDVVLSTGIRNSDYAEHLVAIARLAPGRDVFAGAALTLTTRSSLERRVISILTTRTPRAAMSRRALASLACVSLVLLVAVAAARPTTAVSPRAIPADKLALIDVITPDESVRLEKRAPMRLAYTVANMNDAGRDLRRIELAGSGKDGESGRDYYREAADLYNSGRYSRAAAAFSKAAELGYKRPTALYNAGCSYALADEKDDAIEALRAAFEEGFERPDLYAADDDLNSLRGDARFQKLLGEVMNSDVARLDRRDANREFDRLAKRDNVEEDEWNSVGIYLLRSGDYERAADAFDREFKVSGDDGALYNMACARSLGGQKDAALKLLEQAITTGSVDARHMGEDPDLFPLHSEKRFDELLTMAKDLSLSTNWDGDRSWHWGWRGSENNERAWRKAIPHFEEMAKKYPRIGRAWFNLGFVQLRTEQAGEATASFQKALDMGYQKPTTMYNLACCAAQAGNVDAAFDWLKKADEAGFESWEHAYRDHDLDPIQDDPRFKEYRERWKSAMSYKHKQHFQYRYQHDHNQDDDDPEVDVDRNYD; from the coding sequence ATGACCCCGATCTTGAGTCTCTCGTCGTTGCTCGACTCGATCGCGCCGGGCAGCCTCCTGTGGTGGCTTTCGCGCATGACGCTGCTCGCGACACTCGCGTGCGCGTTTCTCGTGTTTGCGCACCGGCTGCGCCCCGCGGTGCGCCATGCGGTCGCGGTGGGGAGCCTCGTGGCCATTGCGTTGCTCCCGCTCGCATCCGCGCTGGTGCCTGCATGGTCCATTCCGGTGCTCCCTGCCCCCGCGGCGCGCCTCATCCAGAGTGAGCCGGTGCGGCCGGACGCCATTGAGCCGGCGCCCATGACGGCATCGCGACACACGCCGGCCGTGGCCACGAGCGCCGGACCGGTTGCGCCCGCGCGCACTCAGGGTGTTGAAACCGTGGTCGCGCGCGCGCGCGATACCCTCGTCACCTCCATCGGCTGGAAGGGCGCCATCGTGCTGGTGTGGCTCAATGTGATGGTGGCGTTGCTGCTGCGCGCCGGCCTGGCCGCCATGTGGGCGCGCGGCATCGTGCGCAGCGCACCGGTTACCCGCGATGAAAATATCCTGCGCGAGAGCCAGCGCGTGCGCCGCATCCTGGGCATTCAGCGCCCGGTCGATGTGATTGTTTCCCCCAGAGTGGCGGTTCCGCTGGTCGCCTGCGCGCTGCGTCCCTGCGTGGTGCTTCCCACGGACGCCGAGAACTGGTCGCGCGAGCGCCTGAATGCAGTGCTGCTGCACGAGTTCGCGCACGTGCGCCGTCGCGACGGTCTGTGGGTGATGGTGGCGCGCGTGGTGTGCGCTGTGTTCTGGTTCCAGCCGCTGGCGTGGGTGCTGGCAACCCAGCTGCGCGCCGACGCGGAACGCGCCTGCGACGACGTCGTTCTTTCCACCGGCATTCGCAACTCGGACTACGCGGAACACCTGGTGGCCATTGCACGCCTGGCGCCCGGCCGCGATGTATTTGCCGGCGCGGCGCTCACCCTGACGACGCGCTCTTCGCTCGAGCGGCGCGTGATCTCCATCCTGACGACACGCACGCCGCGCGCGGCGATGTCGCGGCGGGCGCTTGCCTCGCTGGCGTGCGTGTCGCTTGTTCTGCTGGTGGCGGTGGCGGCCGCGCGGCCGACGACGGCGGTTTCGCCGCGTGCCATTCCCGCCGACAAGCTCGCCCTGATCGACGTGATCACCCCTGATGAATCCGTCCGGCTGGAGAAGCGAGCGCCCATGCGCCTGGCCTACACCGTGGCGAACATGAACGACGCGGGGCGGGACCTGCGGCGGATCGAACTGGCCGGGAGCGGAAAGGACGGCGAGTCCGGCCGCGACTACTACCGCGAAGCCGCGGACCTCTACAACAGCGGCCGCTACTCGCGCGCCGCGGCTGCCTTCTCGAAGGCGGCGGAACTGGGCTACAAGCGCCCGACGGCGCTCTACAACGCAGGCTGTTCGTACGCGCTGGCCGACGAAAAGGACGACGCCATCGAAGCCCTGCGCGCGGCCTTCGAGGAGGGCTTCGAGCGTCCCGACCTGTACGCGGCCGACGACGACCTCAACTCACTGCGCGGTGACGCGCGCTTCCAGAAGCTGCTCGGGGAAGTAATGAACTCCGACGTTGCCAGGCTGGATCGCCGCGATGCCAACCGTGAGTTCGACCGCCTCGCCAAGCGCGATAACGTCGAAGAGGACGAGTGGAACTCGGTGGGCATCTACCTGTTGCGCTCGGGAGACTACGAACGCGCGGCGGATGCGTTCGACCGCGAGTTCAAGGTGAGCGGGGACGATGGCGCGCTGTACAACATGGCGTGCGCGCGCTCGCTCGGCGGCCAGAAGGACGCCGCCCTGAAACTGCTCGAGCAGGCCATCACCACCGGGTCGGTGGATGCGCGTCACATGGGTGAGGACCCCGACCTCTTCCCGCTGCACAGCGAGAAGCGCTTTGACGAGTTGCTCACCATGGCAAAGGACCTCAGCCTCTCAACGAACTGGGACGGGGACCGCAGCTGGCACTGGGGCTGGAGGGGCAGCGAGAACAATGAGCGCGCGTGGCGCAAGGCCATACCGCACTTCGAAGAAATGGCGAAGAAGTACCCCAGGATCGGCCGCGCCTGGTTCAACCTGGGGTTCGTGCAGCTCAGAACCGAGCAGGCTGGGGAGGCCACCGCATCGTTTCAAAAGGCGCTCGACATGGGCTACCAGAAGCCGACCACCATGTACAACCTGGCGTGCTGCGCCGCCCAGGCCGGCAACGTCGACGCGGCCTTCGACTGGCTGAAGAAGGCCGACGAGGCCGGATTCGAGTCGTGGGAGCACGCGTACCGGGACCACGACCTCGATCCGATCCAGGACGACCCGCGCTTCAAGGAGTACCGTGAGCGCTGGAAGTCGGCCATGTCGTACAAGCACAAACAGCATTTCCAGTACCGGTACCAGCATGATCACAATCAGGATGACGACGACCCCGAGGTCGACGTCGACCGCAACTACGACTAG
- a CDS encoding T9SS type A sorting domain-containing protein has translation MRARPAFIALLVVCVFPPFAAAQGGPVVFKGTEVTPLGNATLSVAPVVAGEAALFPNKLFVGGLSFSGNDGFRMHIGGGTGAHIQCQDLVASLPLGSSVEFRTNDTAGINPCCLVGLPAAGAVTVTPDFSPLGATSYRVEIWNDGAPVAGADGVMGGMSTSALPVAFSVDLESVIAPLPDPFSLPATLRFGLSQGFLLRWAGDVTLMDAVGTALGTGDELRMFPEGTAMLASVGSVDVLVAALSPAGPYTLGVDDLAQQMSGHLRRGGGGAVISVDMGKATMTLPAGVAGGMQVDVDAEQSAECLIWDIKDGCSAGDTDEFSVTGELLTGGQAQIGRVASVHNGSQWTVTPDFSGSGSPDAAVELFDDSGNLMGINPCCFEFSIMTTQWAFETGVESNNSLALLLGFATPVTVDLPGVGTVPNVSRIKMHSNATRKHRFFVIVDRTHLSAVGGDFAVQYEPNVFSLAQASTMVSFASRGAAYGKRFHDGVVINAMGMSGNDGVDVQPMPAQDQFGVEWAPLGPPSATMAETDWAFVSRLASDPTPVRRMSVHLISNGSMVAAHVDPEQSSTTEYRVILRNGGAVVAEYVHTSLATAFAELPDWPAGAGFQVLQYPDRPWSMWIDLGYEMDVVTPGGPVSQNRAAFPLTKADLIEILADKTSFQGQPVETALSGRAINLATLVVTDREPRLTGIGATPQSAHSVLRPAYPNPFNPQTTLAFDLATSGVVSLKIYAVDGRLVATVQEGTLRAGRHAYTWNGRNGRGQPVASGVYLAELRTPDGMQRAKLNLLK, from the coding sequence ATGCGTGCACGCCCTGCCTTCATCGCCCTGCTCGTTGTCTGTGTCTTCCCGCCGTTCGCCGCCGCCCAGGGTGGGCCGGTGGTGTTCAAGGGAACCGAGGTCACCCCGCTGGGAAACGCGACCCTGTCGGTTGCGCCGGTCGTTGCCGGCGAAGCGGCGCTGTTCCCCAACAAGCTCTTCGTCGGCGGTTTGAGTTTCAGCGGCAACGATGGCTTTCGCATGCACATCGGCGGCGGAACCGGTGCGCACATCCAGTGCCAGGACCTGGTTGCCTCGCTGCCGCTGGGAAGCTCGGTCGAGTTTCGCACCAACGACACGGCCGGTATCAACCCGTGCTGCCTGGTTGGCCTTCCGGCAGCGGGCGCGGTCACCGTCACCCCGGACTTCTCGCCACTCGGCGCCACCAGCTACCGCGTGGAAATCTGGAACGACGGCGCGCCGGTGGCCGGTGCCGATGGTGTCATGGGCGGCATGAGCACGTCGGCGTTGCCGGTTGCGTTCTCCGTCGACCTTGAGTCCGTCATTGCGCCGTTGCCAGATCCGTTTTCACTCCCGGCCACACTGCGATTCGGTTTGTCGCAGGGGTTCCTGCTGCGCTGGGCGGGCGACGTCACATTGATGGATGCGGTGGGTACGGCGCTGGGCACCGGCGACGAGTTGCGCATGTTCCCGGAGGGGACCGCGATGCTCGCGTCGGTGGGGTCCGTGGACGTGCTGGTTGCCGCCTTGAGCCCGGCCGGACCCTACACGCTCGGCGTGGACGACCTGGCGCAGCAGATGTCGGGGCACCTGCGCCGCGGCGGTGGCGGCGCGGTCATTTCGGTCGACATGGGCAAGGCCACCATGACGCTTCCCGCCGGCGTCGCCGGCGGCATGCAGGTGGACGTGGACGCAGAGCAGTCCGCGGAGTGCCTCATCTGGGACATCAAGGACGGATGCAGCGCGGGCGACACGGACGAGTTTTCGGTGACGGGCGAACTGCTGACGGGCGGGCAGGCGCAGATTGGCCGCGTGGCGTCGGTGCACAACGGTTCGCAGTGGACAGTGACGCCTGACTTCAGCGGCTCGGGTTCGCCCGATGCGGCGGTGGAGCTGTTCGACGATTCCGGCAACCTGATGGGAATCAATCCGTGCTGCTTCGAATTCAGCATCATGACGACGCAGTGGGCCTTCGAGACCGGCGTGGAGAGCAACAACAGCCTCGCCCTCCTGCTCGGCTTCGCCACCCCGGTCACGGTCGACCTGCCGGGTGTGGGTACGGTTCCCAATGTGAGCCGCATCAAGATGCACTCGAACGCCACCCGCAAGCACCGCTTCTTCGTGATTGTCGATCGCACCCACCTGAGTGCGGTCGGCGGCGACTTCGCCGTGCAGTACGAACCCAACGTGTTTTCGCTTGCGCAGGCATCGACCATGGTGTCGTTTGCATCGCGCGGCGCCGCGTATGGAAAGAGATTCCACGACGGTGTGGTCATCAACGCAATGGGCATGAGCGGCAACGATGGCGTGGACGTCCAACCGATGCCCGCGCAGGACCAGTTCGGCGTGGAGTGGGCGCCGCTGGGGCCGCCCAGCGCCACCATGGCCGAAACCGACTGGGCCTTCGTGAGCCGTCTGGCGAGCGATCCCACGCCGGTGCGGCGCATGTCGGTGCACCTGATTTCCAACGGTTCAATGGTGGCCGCGCACGTCGACCCCGAGCAATCGTCCACCACGGAGTACCGCGTGATCCTGCGCAACGGCGGCGCGGTGGTCGCGGAGTACGTCCACACCAGCCTGGCCACGGCCTTCGCGGAACTTCCCGACTGGCCGGCGGGCGCGGGCTTCCAGGTGTTGCAGTATCCCGACCGGCCGTGGTCCATGTGGATCGACCTCGGTTACGAGATGGACGTGGTGACGCCGGGCGGCCCCGTGTCGCAAAACCGTGCCGCGTTTCCGCTGACCAAGGCCGATCTGATTGAGATTCTCGCCGACAAGACATCGTTTCAGGGTCAACCGGTCGAGACGGCCCTGAGCGGACGCGCCATCAACCTGGCGACCCTCGTTGTGACCGACCGGGAACCACGCCTCACCGGCATCGGCGCAACGCCGCAAAGCGCGCATTCGGTGCTGCGGCCCGCCTACCCGAATCCGTTCAACCCGCAGACCACGCTCGCCTTCGACCTGGCCACGAGCGGTGTGGTTTCGCTGAAGATTTACGCGGTGGACGGACGCCTGGTGGCGACTGTGCAGGAGGGCACGCTGCGCGCGGGCAGGCACGCGTACACGTGGAACGGCCGCAACGGGCGCGGACAACCGGTGGCTTCGGGGGTATACCTGGCCGAGCTGCGCACACCCGACGGCATGCAGCGCGCCAAGCTGAACCTGTTGAAGTGA
- a CDS encoding tetratricopeptide repeat protein, whose translation MSKASPGRTNARPTLIFIVIMAVAVLLRVVWLARLASSEVGGELSIDAAFYRTLASDIIGGQGIPAGALTFNPLYPFFLVVVFKLFGDGLMATRVLQAVIGLGAVVLVYVAGRLLVEKPQRGRLSQTTVSLVATAMAVLYTQFMLYEGMLLGTSLEVFILIASFTLCLALDEDLRGHRTLRLGRWRVPVWLSAGVIGALCGAGSLGRPNLFLLLAAAIPVWIIGRNLKQRRWLAPAFGFAAGVALFLLPPTLHNLKHAGEFVPVTAHGGINFYIGNRIGTEGVYQPPDEMRGERAGLLEDALALAEKETGHEMTDAEASDFYMQKAMDGIRQDPGGWMALLARKFVLFWNKIEVHDLPEVMYFQDATRLFKFPFLQFALIAPLGLAGLIVFMRGGRNRAIVALYLGVAIFSIVLFYLNARYRLPVVPVVILLAAYFIAWVWQELAQKRNKSAWVMIGVAVATFFLVSNRTIVTANMGSVYTYLGTYYMNAGDEEKAAEAFAKAYRMDPNRDTSLINYGRTLLLQEKFEEAARVLAQAYAQNPRYPRLSGYLAVALQRSGRNEEARKLALEIVASGDAEDKATAYKILATAAFFDKDLDAATRWVRAGLEAAPDDPDLIEMMKVIESMPAPSE comes from the coding sequence ATGAGCAAAGCATCCCCCGGCAGGACCAACGCCCGTCCCACGCTCATTTTCATCGTCATCATGGCCGTGGCGGTCCTGCTGCGCGTGGTGTGGCTGGCGCGCCTTGCCTCGTCGGAAGTGGGCGGGGAGTTGTCCATCGACGCGGCGTTCTACCGCACCCTCGCCAGCGACATCATCGGCGGCCAGGGGATCCCCGCGGGGGCACTCACCTTCAACCCGCTGTATCCGTTCTTCCTGGTGGTGGTGTTCAAGCTGTTCGGCGACGGCCTGATGGCCACGCGCGTGCTGCAGGCGGTCATCGGTCTGGGTGCGGTGGTGCTCGTCTACGTGGCGGGCCGCCTGCTGGTGGAGAAACCGCAGCGCGGGCGCCTGTCACAGACAACCGTGTCGCTCGTCGCCACGGCCATGGCGGTGCTCTACACCCAGTTCATGCTGTACGAGGGCATGCTGCTGGGGACGTCGCTCGAGGTGTTCATCCTCATCGCCTCGTTCACCCTGTGCCTCGCGCTTGACGAAGACCTGCGCGGCCACCGCACCCTGCGTCTCGGCCGCTGGCGGGTTCCGGTGTGGCTCAGCGCGGGTGTCATCGGCGCGCTGTGCGGTGCGGGTTCGCTGGGGCGCCCCAACCTGTTTCTGCTGCTGGCGGCGGCAATTCCGGTGTGGATTATTGGCCGCAACCTGAAGCAGCGCCGCTGGCTCGCTCCGGCATTCGGTTTTGCCGCGGGGGTGGCGTTGTTTCTGCTGCCGCCCACCCTGCACAACCTCAAGCACGCCGGCGAGTTCGTGCCGGTGACCGCGCACGGCGGCATCAACTTCTACATCGGCAACCGGATCGGCACCGAGGGTGTGTACCAGCCGCCGGACGAGATGCGCGGCGAACGCGCCGGCCTGCTGGAGGACGCGCTGGCGCTGGCCGAAAAGGAAACCGGGCACGAGATGACGGACGCAGAGGCGTCCGACTTCTACATGCAGAAGGCGATGGATGGCATCAGGCAGGATCCGGGTGGGTGGATGGCTCTGCTGGCCCGCAAGTTCGTGCTGTTCTGGAACAAGATCGAGGTGCACGACCTGCCCGAGGTCATGTACTTCCAGGACGCGACGCGCCTGTTCAAGTTTCCGTTCCTACAGTTTGCGCTCATCGCGCCGCTGGGGCTCGCGGGTCTTATTGTGTTCATGCGCGGCGGAAGAAACCGCGCTATCGTGGCGCTGTACCTGGGCGTGGCGATCTTTTCCATTGTCCTCTTCTATTTGAACGCGCGCTACCGCCTGCCCGTCGTACCGGTGGTGATCCTGCTGGCGGCGTATTTCATTGCGTGGGTGTGGCAGGAGCTGGCGCAGAAGCGCAACAAGTCCGCGTGGGTCATGATCGGCGTGGCGGTGGCAACGTTCTTTCTGGTGTCCAACCGCACCATCGTCACGGCGAACATGGGTTCGGTGTACACCTACCTGGGCACGTACTACATGAACGCGGGCGACGAGGAGAAGGCGGCGGAGGCGTTCGCGAAGGCGTATCGCATGGACCCCAACCGCGACACCTCGCTCATAAACTACGGGCGCACGCTCCTGCTGCAGGAGAAGTTCGAAGAGGCGGCGCGCGTTCTGGCGCAGGCGTATGCGCAGAACCCGCGCTATCCGCGCCTTTCGGGCTACCTGGCGGTGGCGCTGCAGCGCTCCGGCCGCAACGAGGAAGCGCGCAAGCTGGCCCTCGAGATCGTTGCGTCGGGAGACGCGGAAGACAAGGCAACCGCGTACAAGATTCTCGCCACCGCGGCCTTCTTCGACAAGGATCTCGACGCGGCGACCCGCTGGGTGCGCGCCGGTCTCGAGGCCGCGCCCGACGACCCCGACCTCATCGAGATGATGAAGGTCATCGAGTCGATGCCGGCGCCCTCGGAGTAG
- a CDS encoding SBBP repeat-containing protein has product MNLLRFVIASILVTAAPSVLWAATPVHLWSQRFGDIGYDTGNSIAIDGSGNILVAGQFEGTVNFGGGDLTSADSYDVFLCCYTPAGVHLWSERFGGTSHEFVSDLAVDPSGNIVLTGQFEDTTSFGGTPLVSAGERDIYLARFTSTGAHLWSQRFGNIEWEWPYALTTDGLDNIILAGAFTDSTDFGGGLLTGDYTQAFVATYDASGAHLWSRSFGGTFSDEALGVAVDAAGNVALAGYFYYTADFGGGDLTSAGSSDAFLAMYTPAGAHVWSQRFGANYADRALALAMDGAGNTCLAGTFSGTASFGGGDLTSAGGSDIYLASYDSGGSHRWSKRLGGQQGETPVRLRADAAGNMLLAGYFNGLTNLGGDNFPSAGDTDGFLARYDANGEHVWSLRLGDYWRDRVYDVAADASLNVYATGFFYGTINLGGDDLVSPGGYDVFLVNYSAELAEPRIASITDIGNDQGRTVKLRFLRSGYDADGSGTPVTGYEAYRRDDPPPTGAQSQRDLRAAGWTFVGAAPAHHEASYGIDVPTIGDSTETLGAYYSVFYVRATTADLTEYFDSAPDSGCSVDNLSPGVPTNLVYDDGVLTWDPCPDPDFDHFTVYGAPTQCFCGAIVVDDCPVPVMDVHASPYAFYFVTATDRSGNASTFTPVRAGATGTPRSYVLSVANYPNPFNPTTEIAFTIPSPGPVTLAIYDARGARIATLIDNQAHPPGPFRMEWSGVSDAGVVVSSGIYFARIEHAGVTRTRKLVMMK; this is encoded by the coding sequence ATGAACCTCCTCCGTTTCGTCATTGCATCCATTCTTGTAACCGCGGCTCCGTCCGTGTTGTGGGCAGCGACACCCGTTCACCTGTGGAGCCAGCGCTTTGGTGACATCGGATATGACACCGGCAACAGCATCGCCATCGACGGATCCGGCAACATCCTGGTCGCAGGCCAGTTCGAGGGTACGGTGAACTTTGGCGGCGGTGATCTAACGAGCGCGGACTCCTACGATGTGTTCCTCTGCTGTTATACGCCGGCGGGTGTGCACCTGTGGAGCGAGCGCTTTGGCGGCACATCGCATGAGTTTGTCAGCGACCTCGCGGTGGACCCGTCCGGTAACATCGTCCTGACAGGACAGTTCGAGGACACCACCAGTTTTGGTGGCACCCCGCTTGTCAGCGCGGGTGAACGTGACATCTACCTCGCGCGATTCACATCCACGGGAGCGCACCTCTGGAGCCAGAGATTCGGCAACATCGAATGGGAATGGCCATACGCCCTCACCACGGACGGCCTCGACAATATCATCCTGGCGGGAGCGTTCACCGATTCGACGGACTTCGGTGGCGGCCTGCTGACCGGGGACTACACCCAGGCGTTTGTCGCCACGTATGACGCGAGTGGCGCCCATCTGTGGAGCCGGTCGTTTGGCGGCACGTTCAGCGACGAGGCCCTGGGGGTTGCGGTGGACGCAGCGGGCAATGTCGCGCTTGCGGGATACTTCTACTACACGGCGGATTTCGGCGGTGGCGACCTGACCAGCGCCGGAAGCTCCGACGCCTTCCTTGCCATGTACACGCCCGCCGGCGCGCATGTCTGGAGCCAGCGATTCGGCGCGAACTACGCGGACCGTGCGCTTGCCCTGGCGATGGATGGCGCGGGCAACACTTGTTTGGCGGGAACCTTCAGTGGTACCGCCAGTTTCGGCGGCGGAGACCTGACGAGCGCCGGAGGCTCCGATATCTACCTGGCCAGCTATGACTCCGGCGGGAGCCACCGCTGGAGCAAACGCCTCGGTGGCCAGCAGGGCGAAACGCCGGTCAGACTCAGAGCAGATGCGGCGGGCAACATGCTCCTGGCCGGGTACTTCAACGGTCTGACGAATCTCGGCGGGGACAACTTCCCCAGCGCCGGCGACACGGACGGCTTCCTTGCCAGGTACGATGCGAACGGAGAGCATGTCTGGAGTCTCCGTCTCGGGGATTACTGGCGCGACCGCGTGTACGATGTTGCGGCGGACGCGTCGCTGAACGTGTATGCGACCGGTTTCTTCTACGGAACGATCAACCTGGGTGGGGACGACCTGGTCTCACCGGGCGGCTACGATGTCTTCCTCGTCAATTACTCCGCAGAACTCGCCGAGCCGCGGATCGCCTCCATCACCGACATCGGCAACGACCAGGGGCGCACGGTCAAGCTGCGCTTCCTCCGCTCCGGCTACGACGCCGACGGCTCGGGAACCCCCGTCACGGGTTACGAGGCCTACCGCCGCGACGACCCTCCGCCCACGGGGGCACAGTCTCAACGCGACCTGCGCGCTGCGGGCTGGACGTTCGTGGGCGCGGCACCCGCCCACCACGAGGCGAGCTACGGGATCGACGTCCCCACCATCGGCGACTCGACGGAGACACTCGGAGCCTACTACTCCGTCTTCTACGTCCGCGCCACCACCGCCGACCTGACCGAGTACTTTGACTCCGCGCCCGACAGCGGTTGTTCGGTGGACAACCTCTCTCCGGGTGTCCCCACGAATCTCGTGTACGACGACGGTGTTCTCACCTGGGACCCGTGTCCCGATCCCGATTTTGACCATTTCACGGTCTACGGAGCGCCCACGCAGTGCTTCTGCGGGGCCATCGTGGTGGACGACTGTCCGGTGCCCGTCATGGATGTGCATGCATCACCGTATGCGTTCTACTTTGTGACTGCGACCGATCGATCCGGCAACGCAAGCACGTTCACACCGGTTCGCGCGGGCGCGACGGGCACACCACGAAGCTACGTGCTCTCGGTCGCCAACTACCCCAACCCGTTCAATCCAACCACCGAAATCGCGTTCACGATTCCGTCGCCCGGACCCGTGACGCTGGCCATCTATGACGCGCGCGGTGCGCGAATCGCCACCTTGATAGACAACCAGGCGCATCCACCGGGTCCCTTCCGAATGGAGTGGAGTGGTGTGTCGGACGCCGGTGTGGTTGTCTCCTCGGGCATCTACTTTGCGCGTATCGAACACGCAGGCGTGACACGCACGCGGAAGCTGGTGATGATGAAATGA